One genomic region from Brevinema andersonii encodes:
- the trhO gene encoding oxygen-dependent tRNA uridine(34) hydroxylase TrhO, giving the protein MEKNVIAALYQFKNLTSLEEYKQTLLTFCKNHDIVGTLLLANEGINGTIAGSRQAIDSLKQLLLNLGFDQMEYKESFADKNKVLFYRMKVKIKKEIVTMRVENLIPEQHRGFYLSPTEWHKLIQQPDVVILDTRNHYEYMIGTFKNAINPNTQCFVDFPEFLEAHRDAWKNKIIAMFCTGGIRCEKSTSYAVTKGIGKQVYHLKGGILKYLEEIPQSEGLWQGECFVFDYRVSVGYGLVPGNYQQCYACRMPLNSEDLSSPFYNKGVSCPYCYGKTTKLQLQSFSERKKQMDLGQCCFR; this is encoded by the coding sequence ATGGAAAAAAATGTTATTGCAGCTCTTTATCAATTCAAAAATTTAACCTCTCTAGAAGAATATAAACAAACATTACTCACTTTTTGCAAGAACCATGATATTGTAGGTACATTATTATTGGCAAATGAAGGAATAAACGGTACTATAGCTGGTTCCCGGCAAGCAATTGACAGTTTGAAACAATTACTGCTGAACCTAGGATTTGACCAAATGGAATACAAAGAATCATTTGCTGATAAAAATAAAGTGCTTTTCTATCGTATGAAAGTAAAAATCAAAAAAGAAATCGTTACTATGCGTGTAGAAAATCTCATTCCTGAGCAGCACCGAGGATTCTATTTATCTCCCACAGAATGGCATAAGCTTATTCAGCAACCTGATGTAGTGATTTTAGACACTCGGAATCATTACGAATATATGATTGGTACTTTTAAAAATGCGATTAATCCAAACACACAATGTTTTGTTGATTTTCCGGAGTTTTTGGAAGCTCATCGTGATGCATGGAAAAATAAAATAATTGCTATGTTTTGTACAGGCGGGATTCGCTGTGAAAAATCCACTTCTTATGCAGTCACTAAAGGCATTGGAAAGCAAGTATACCATCTCAAGGGTGGCATTTTGAAGTATCTGGAAGAAATACCTCAATCCGAAGGTTTATGGCAAGGAGAATGTTTTGTTTTCGACTATCGTGTTAGCGTAGGTTATGGTTTAGTTCCGGGAAATTATCAACAATGCTATGCCTGTAGAATGCCCCTCAACTCAGAAGATCTATCATCACCTTTTTATAACAAAGGAGTTTCGTGTCCTTATTGTTATGGTAAAACCACAAAACTGCAACTTCAAAGTTTTAGCGAAAGAAAAAAACAAATGGATTTAGGACAATGCTGTTTTAGATAA
- a CDS encoding helix-turn-helix domain-containing protein — translation MHSRKTLGQYLREHREQKNMSLDEVARETNIAKKYIEALENDEYSFFPAEMYVTGFLSAYIEFLEIDRDFVLSMYQRVITKEQEVPLEELYALHRTDGKLKKVVTIIALILPIFILVLILVLSSSNKTNIKSSKNDTIYSNPKSMVLDINVEDLPSNNEFTVGVNDEIRILNNNLVTILMFLGHGKAKNQIVFRLGSNQYTQKSGDILNADLTGDGNNDLGIEFINVNDQQVSFSLTVKKQNIQNAPSDGTQNSNFSLAPYINAIQNEVVIGPVNGVSKFTVKINADRPAWLEYKADNATPVQTLLSAGQTTTFTFTDGLALLLGNAGAVTISFGELTNVIKGGAPGESSYSVFYKKFDQGSYQLFRARLK, via the coding sequence GTGCATTCAAGAAAAACATTAGGTCAATATTTAAGAGAACATCGTGAACAAAAAAACATGAGTTTAGATGAAGTAGCTCGTGAAACTAATATAGCAAAAAAATATATCGAAGCTTTAGAGAATGATGAGTATAGTTTTTTTCCTGCTGAGATGTATGTCACAGGATTTTTATCTGCTTATATTGAATTTTTGGAAATTGATAGAGATTTTGTGTTATCAATGTATCAAAGAGTTATAACAAAAGAGCAAGAAGTACCGTTGGAAGAATTATATGCTCTTCATCGAACAGATGGAAAACTGAAAAAAGTTGTTACAATCATTGCTTTAATTCTGCCGATCTTTATTTTGGTTTTGATACTTGTTTTATCCTCATCTAATAAGACAAACATTAAATCTTCGAAAAACGATACAATTTATTCCAATCCAAAAAGTATGGTGTTAGATATAAATGTAGAGGATTTGCCTAGCAATAATGAGTTTACTGTTGGTGTGAACGATGAAATTCGTATTCTTAATAATAATTTGGTTACCATATTAATGTTTTTAGGGCATGGAAAGGCAAAAAATCAAATAGTATTTCGCTTAGGGTCCAATCAATATACTCAAAAAAGTGGAGATATTCTTAATGCTGATCTTACAGGAGATGGTAATAATGATTTAGGTATTGAGTTTATTAATGTTAACGATCAGCAGGTAAGTTTTAGTTTGACAGTAAAAAAACAAAATATTCAAAATGCTCCTTCTGATGGTACTCAAAATTCTAATTTTTCGTTAGCACCTTATATTAATGCCATTCAAAATGAGGTAGTAATTGGACCAGTCAATGGTGTGTCTAAATTTACCGTTAAAATAAATGCTGATCGTCCTGCTTGGTTAGAATATAAAGCTGATAATGCAACTCCTGTTCAAACATTATTAAGTGCTGGTCAAACAACAACTTTTACTTTTACAGATGGTTTAGCATTGTTGCTAGGTAATGCTGGTGCAGTTACTATTTCTTTTGGAGAACTGACTAATGTCATAAAAGGAGGGGCTCCAGGAGAAAGTTCTTATTCTGTTTTTTATAAAAAATTTGATCAAGGATCTTATCAACTATTTCGTGCCCGGTTAAAATAG
- a CDS encoding tetratricopeptide repeat protein — MIRIAFLIFTIKMSIYAQMNEDVFQKQIIRNPQNLEAYIEYINSLKNSSKITEIGNKAIENIGEKASIYTAMGNAYTNANDIRRAISVYRKAIWLNPRSATSYNRLGLALLKLNLYRQAEVAFKAAISLSDNNNAKANYYAYLGLVLESSKEINDSEAAFKSALKLNPQNNIAKEGLLRITS; from the coding sequence ATGATTCGTATTGCATTTCTTATATTTACAATAAAGATGAGCATTTATGCTCAAATGAATGAAGATGTTTTTCAAAAACAAATAATACGTAATCCTCAAAATCTGGAAGCTTATATAGAATATATCAATTCTCTAAAAAATAGTAGTAAAATAACAGAAATTGGGAATAAAGCTATCGAAAATATTGGAGAAAAAGCTAGTATCTATACAGCAATGGGTAATGCTTACACAAATGCAAATGACATTAGAAGAGCTATCAGTGTCTACAGAAAAGCTATCTGGTTAAATCCCCGTAGTGCTACAAGCTATAACAGACTAGGATTAGCTCTTCTTAAGTTAAATCTTTACCGTCAAGCAGAAGTAGCATTCAAAGCAGCTATTTCATTATCAGATAATAATAATGCTAAAGCAAATTATTATGCTTACTTAGGATTAGTATTAGAATCCTCTAAAGAAATAAATGATTCCGAAGCTGCATTCAAAAGTGCATTAAAATTAAATCCTCAAAATAACATCGCTAAAGAGGGATTACTACGTATTACTTCATGA
- a CDS encoding hemolysin family protein has protein sequence MNATFLLVLALVLMAASAFFSASETAFFSLDELKIRKFKPSDARHIRNLLKNATILLVTLLTANTITNILLTTVLSAWLEAKGYHFSFLVSTLIVSGIIILFGEILPKAVATAQGVKIIPYAVFPVSYLIRVLDFIIRPLNRLSERFTQYFQFLLPEMDNKEDRRTALYNVVSRGKFLKQEEKLLIARILSLAERRVTAVMTPRPRVFSIDEKATLEQLKNDLLPEQHSKIPVYKDQDSQVIGVIYFEDIAINFRDSKSLNLNIKDFIRPIYFVPESKTLAELLEDFRKKHIRIAAVVDEYGDFLGIVTLSDILAELVGEVVDEDFEKDIVQLLPNRYFVKGEVSLLEFNEEFKVNLVSEEYETIAGYLIEQAGGIPPLFYSYEHDNLVLTVRERTATRIESLSVRIK, from the coding sequence ATGAATGCAACATTTTTACTAGTTTTAGCTTTAGTATTAATGGCTGCTTCTGCATTTTTCTCGGCATCCGAAACTGCATTTTTTTCGTTAGACGAGTTGAAAATCAGAAAATTTAAGCCTTCAGATGCGCGTCATATCCGTAATTTATTAAAAAATGCTACTATATTATTAGTAACGTTACTCACAGCAAATACTATTACTAATATATTATTAACAACAGTTTTAAGTGCATGGCTTGAAGCTAAGGGTTATCATTTTTCATTTTTAGTATCTACTCTTATTGTATCGGGAATTATTATTCTTTTTGGAGAAATACTACCTAAAGCTGTTGCGACAGCACAAGGAGTAAAAATTATTCCCTATGCTGTTTTTCCTGTTTCTTACTTGATTCGTGTTCTGGATTTTATTATTCGGCCGCTAAATCGCTTATCAGAACGATTTACACAATATTTTCAATTTCTTCTCCCTGAAATGGATAATAAAGAAGATAGACGTACAGCATTATATAATGTGGTATCGCGTGGTAAATTCTTAAAACAAGAAGAAAAATTGTTAATTGCTCGGATTCTTTCGCTGGCTGAAAGAAGAGTAACTGCCGTGATGACGCCAAGACCTCGAGTTTTTTCTATTGATGAAAAAGCAACTTTAGAGCAACTAAAAAATGATCTTTTACCGGAACAGCATAGTAAAATTCCAGTATATAAAGATCAAGATAGTCAAGTTATAGGAGTTATTTATTTTGAAGATATCGCGATAAACTTTCGTGATTCTAAGTCGTTAAATCTTAATATTAAAGATTTTATTCGGCCTATATATTTTGTTCCTGAATCAAAAACGCTTGCAGAACTCTTAGAAGATTTTCGTAAAAAACATATTCGGATTGCTGCGGTTGTTGATGAATATGGTGATTTTCTTGGTATTGTAACGTTGAGTGACATTTTAGCAGAACTTGTTGGCGAGGTGGTTGATGAGGATTTTGAAAAGGATATCGTTCAATTATTACCTAATCGTTACTTTGTGAAAGGGGAAGTTTCTCTTTTGGAATTTAATGAAGAGTTTAAAGTAAATCTTGTAAGTGAAGAATATGAAACGATTGCTGGATATTTGATAGAACAAGCCGGTGGAATTCCCCCTTTATTTTACAGCTATGAGCATGATAATCTCGTGTTAACAGTTCGTGAACGTACGGCAACCCGAATTGAAAGTTTATCCGTGAGGATTAAGTAA
- a CDS encoding proline--tRNA ligase — MLYSRSYIFTQKESPHDAEIVSHKLMLKAGLIRKSAAGLYTWMPLGKRVLDKVIKIVKQEMDKTGALDILPPFVTLGELWKESGRWDIMGPEMLKVKDRHDHDLVLGPTHEEAFTAIVRETAQSYKDFPVMLYQINTKFRDEIRPRYGVIRCREFIMKDSYSFDIDEDGLNHSYQMMRAAYLNIFRKIGLNVDPVLADSGNMGGTGSEEFMVPSSVGEEEIVRCECGYAANVERAESVIPSVETLEEEPLQKISTPNIKTVQEQTQFLGIDASYFIKSIVYEADDRLIMACIRGDLQVCDSKLKKLLQVQELSLADPQRVYYELGVPVGFLGPVGLNIEIVGDNSILNLKNAVTGANQKDWHYQHVSVGRDITFSKTGSFYTVDKNHGCIYCGKNSLEIYKGIEVGHIFKLGYKYSHSMQLSVLDQRNQQIYPLMGSYGVGIGRTIAAVIEQNADENGIRFPLSIAPYSVIIVPTVHEFMDIAFQFYHKLQNSGIEVLLDDRDERPGIKFKDADLLGIPVRITIGRTWKEEKKMEIKLRLTDEILLLDEHQTLEMVKNLEK, encoded by the coding sequence ATGTTATATTCCCGATCTTATATTTTTACTCAGAAGGAATCTCCCCATGATGCCGAAATAGTAAGTCATAAATTAATGCTAAAAGCTGGACTTATTAGGAAATCAGCAGCTGGATTGTATACTTGGATGCCTCTGGGTAAGAGAGTTTTGGATAAAGTGATTAAAATTGTTAAGCAGGAAATGGATAAAACAGGAGCTCTTGATATTTTGCCACCTTTTGTGACACTTGGGGAATTATGGAAGGAATCTGGCCGTTGGGATATTATGGGCCCAGAAATGTTGAAAGTAAAAGACCGTCATGATCATGATCTTGTTTTAGGACCGACTCATGAAGAAGCTTTTACAGCTATTGTCCGCGAGACAGCGCAATCTTATAAAGATTTTCCTGTCATGCTCTATCAAATCAATACAAAATTTCGTGATGAAATCCGGCCTCGATATGGAGTGATACGTTGCCGCGAGTTTATTATGAAAGATTCGTATTCGTTTGATATTGATGAAGATGGTTTAAATCACAGTTATCAAATGATGAGAGCGGCATATCTCAATATTTTCAGAAAAATAGGCTTGAATGTGGATCCCGTTTTAGCTGATTCTGGTAATATGGGAGGTACAGGGTCGGAAGAATTTATGGTTCCTAGTTCTGTTGGTGAGGAGGAAATTGTTCGTTGCGAATGTGGTTATGCAGCTAATGTCGAACGTGCGGAATCTGTTATTCCTTCTGTGGAAACTTTAGAAGAAGAACCTTTGCAAAAAATTTCTACTCCTAATATTAAGACAGTTCAAGAACAAACTCAATTTTTAGGAATTGATGCGTCTTATTTTATTAAATCTATTGTCTATGAAGCTGACGACCGTTTGATTATGGCATGTATAAGAGGTGATTTGCAAGTATGTGACTCAAAATTAAAAAAACTGCTCCAGGTACAAGAATTATCGTTAGCTGATCCTCAACGTGTTTATTATGAGTTAGGTGTGCCTGTTGGATTTCTGGGTCCTGTTGGCCTTAATATAGAAATTGTTGGAGATAACAGCATTTTGAATTTGAAAAATGCGGTGACTGGAGCAAATCAAAAAGACTGGCATTATCAGCATGTTTCGGTTGGGCGTGATATAACATTTTCTAAGACAGGTTCTTTTTATACTGTTGATAAAAATCATGGTTGTATTTATTGCGGCAAAAATAGTTTGGAAATCTATAAAGGAATAGAAGTTGGTCATATTTTTAAGCTAGGATATAAATATTCTCATTCTATGCAGCTTTCTGTATTAGATCAACGTAATCAACAAATTTATCCCCTGATGGGATCTTATGGGGTGGGAATTGGGCGTACTATTGCTGCAGTCATTGAGCAAAATGCCGATGAAAATGGGATTCGTTTTCCTCTTTCTATAGCTCCATATTCTGTTATTATTGTACCGACAGTTCACGAATTTATGGATATAGCATTTCAGTTTTATCACAAATTGCAAAATTCAGGCATTGAAGTTTTATTAGATGATAGGGATGAAAGGCCTGGTATTAAATTCAAAGATGCTGATTTATTAGGCATTCCTGTCCGTATTACTATAGGTAGAACATGGAAAGAAGAGAAAAAAATGGAAATAAAATTACGTTTGACGGATGAAATTTTATTGTTAGACGAACATCAAACTCTAGAAATGGTGAAAAATCTTGAGAAATAA
- a CDS encoding exodeoxyribonuclease III — translation MKKMISWNVNGIRAIAQKGFLSWLYDLDPDIVGLQEIKAEETQLEEELLNPTDRNSYWNSSRTKKGYAGTAVFSKINPVKVEYGWGQEIFDLEGRTIMLDFESFILFNIYFPNGERSPERLQYKLDFYNSFLEHAVELKKQGRSLVICGDVNTAHTEIDLARPKENQKTSGFLPIEREWIDRLLAAGFIDTFRFKHPSVRDKYSWWSYRGGARQRNVGWRIDYFFISEDLQSKLVDAFILDQVTGSDHCPIGIVLDI, via the coding sequence ATGAAAAAAATGATTTCGTGGAATGTTAACGGCATTCGAGCTATTGCTCAAAAAGGTTTTCTTAGCTGGCTGTATGATTTGGATCCTGATATTGTTGGGCTGCAGGAAATAAAGGCAGAAGAAACCCAATTGGAAGAAGAATTGCTTAATCCCACGGATAGGAACAGTTATTGGAATTCCTCACGTACAAAAAAGGGATATGCAGGAACAGCTGTGTTCAGTAAGATAAATCCTGTGAAGGTTGAATATGGATGGGGACAAGAAATTTTTGATCTTGAAGGGAGAACGATTATGCTGGATTTTGAGAGTTTTATTCTCTTTAATATTTACTTTCCTAATGGCGAAAGATCTCCCGAAAGACTGCAATATAAGCTGGATTTTTATAATTCTTTTTTAGAACATGCTGTTGAATTGAAAAAGCAAGGACGAAGTTTAGTGATTTGCGGAGATGTAAATACAGCTCATACAGAAATAGATTTAGCGCGTCCTAAAGAAAATCAAAAAACTTCTGGTTTTTTGCCAATTGAAAGGGAATGGATTGATCGCTTATTAGCTGCTGGGTTTATCGATACTTTTAGGTTTAAGCATCCGAGTGTTCGTGACAAATATTCGTGGTGGAGCTATAGAGGCGGTGCGCGTCAACGAAATGTAGGTTGGAGAATTGATTATTTTTTCATTAGTGAAGATTTACAGTCTAAACTTGTAGATGCTTTTATCTTAGATCAAGTCACCGGTTCTGATCATTGTCCTATAGGGATAGTATTGGATATTTAA
- a CDS encoding biotin transporter BioY: MEMLSQVKTWMLKRTALAAIIKTIIGSGIVALLAQLTIPLPLVPITGQTLGVTIVGFALGRNIAASSLILYLFEGICGLPVFAGGAFGLHSVLGPSGGYLIGFIPTAYILGYFSDKGCLNSLPITISLTLLGKIITYSFGLMQLSLFVPAEQLLSVGLYPFIIGDTIKAILASILVVTCVYKIFSRI; encoded by the coding sequence ATGGAAATGTTATCTCAAGTCAAAACTTGGATGCTAAAACGAACCGCTTTAGCTGCTATAATAAAAACCATCATTGGCTCTGGAATTGTCGCACTATTAGCACAATTGACTATTCCCTTGCCTCTAGTACCCATAACAGGTCAAACTTTAGGAGTTACTATCGTAGGATTCGCCCTTGGTAGAAATATTGCAGCTAGTTCATTAATACTCTACCTTTTCGAAGGTATTTGTGGATTGCCAGTATTTGCCGGAGGAGCATTTGGTCTTCATAGTGTTTTAGGCCCTTCAGGGGGATATCTTATTGGCTTTATACCTACAGCTTATATTTTAGGATATTTCAGTGATAAAGGATGCTTAAACTCCTTACCTATAACTATAAGCTTAACATTATTAGGGAAAATCATTACATACTCTTTTGGACTGATGCAACTCTCACTATTTGTTCCTGCAGAACAACTTTTATCAGTAGGATTATATCCCTTTATCATCGGTGATACTATCAAAGCAATATTAGCAAGCATTTTAGTCGTAACCTGTGTATATAAGATTTTTTCCAGAATATAA
- a CDS encoding class I SAM-dependent RNA methyltransferase: MEFSGKESRRLKSVDREEIVRIQRFVSEGPALAYDSNGKVLFVRYVLPGELVRVKVYKEAKDYAMADPLQIVEPSPLRIKPECPYFSLCGGCDYQMIDYKEQISLKKQLVEKIFFQITGQKILLTGILESPLHFRYRNNMTYKVTPHKKTAGFFRKDSKSVVDIEKCLLEMPKITEAFCSVKMQNSNELPFPPHNFKVRSSTIGDTSVYWIPSNYPDTHVYEEITVYGKTIRFKISKDSFFQVNSFLVPLWLEKIISFLDQSHNERIIDLYCGIGLITLFVSYYARETIGVEIAKSSVLDANSNLEINDIKSNVKFILGDAGEILSAIGFADVIIVDPPRAGMDEQTRNLLLQHLPKKIIYSSCKASTMARDIDILSSHYELQELWLVDMFPQTYHVELLALLVHKS, translated from the coding sequence ATGGAATTTAGCGGTAAAGAATCACGTCGATTAAAATCCGTGGATCGAGAAGAAATTGTTCGCATTCAACGTTTTGTTAGTGAAGGTCCTGCATTAGCTTACGATAGTAATGGAAAAGTTTTGTTTGTACGTTATGTGCTTCCTGGAGAATTAGTACGTGTTAAAGTATATAAAGAAGCTAAAGATTATGCAATGGCAGATCCTTTGCAGATTGTTGAACCTTCACCGTTACGCATAAAACCTGAATGCCCATATTTTAGCTTATGTGGTGGCTGTGACTATCAAATGATCGACTATAAAGAGCAGATATCTCTGAAAAAGCAATTAGTTGAAAAAATATTTTTTCAAATAACAGGACAAAAAATTCTATTAACAGGAATTTTAGAGTCCCCTTTGCATTTTAGATATAGAAACAATATGACTTATAAAGTAACCCCTCATAAAAAAACAGCAGGATTTTTTCGCAAAGATTCTAAATCAGTTGTTGATATAGAAAAATGTCTCTTAGAAATGCCTAAGATAACAGAAGCATTTTGTTCGGTAAAAATGCAGAATTCTAATGAGTTACCATTTCCACCCCACAATTTTAAAGTCCGCTCTTCGACAATAGGGGATACTTCTGTTTATTGGATTCCATCGAATTATCCTGATACCCATGTTTATGAAGAAATTACAGTTTATGGAAAAACTATTCGTTTTAAGATTTCGAAAGATAGTTTTTTTCAAGTTAATTCTTTTCTTGTACCTCTGTGGCTGGAAAAAATTATTTCTTTTCTTGATCAGTCACATAATGAGCGTATTATTGATTTGTATTGTGGTATAGGCCTTATTACCTTGTTTGTTTCTTACTATGCGCGTGAAACGATAGGTGTAGAAATTGCAAAATCATCGGTATTGGACGCAAATTCTAATTTAGAAATCAATGATATTAAATCTAATGTCAAATTTATCTTAGGAGATGCAGGAGAGATACTTTCTGCGATAGGTTTTGCAGATGTGATTATTGTTGATCCGCCTCGAGCTGGAATGGACGAGCAAACCAGGAATTTGCTTTTGCAGCATTTGCCTAAAAAGATTATATATTCTTCTTGTAAAGCCTCAACAATGGCACGTGATATTGATATATTATCGTCTCATTATGAGCTTCAGGAATTATGGCTTGTTGATATGTTTCCTCAAACATACCATGTTGAACTTTTAGCTCTTTTGGTACATAAAAGTTAA
- a CDS encoding CDP-alcohol phosphatidyltransferase family protein, producing MPPFVWNVPNIITICRFLLVPLCILPLLPVFGAYTPKKMLSILILYMITSGTDFLDGYLARKLDQKSKWGEYMDPLVDKFLVWGLYGVFLFIPNMRIPMWTFWVIFFRDIIVTGLRNIAMKKNINFSTSFVAKLKTSIQLVVGGLLLFFLYITTLKVDFNATTDFINIWTDNLAWLNNLPQYLIIPTTIFTAYTLLDYIFIFIYNMKKS from the coding sequence ATGCCACCTTTTGTTTGGAATGTTCCCAATATTATTACTATATGCCGATTTTTGTTAGTTCCTTTATGTATACTCCCTCTTTTACCTGTTTTTGGTGCTTATACTCCTAAAAAAATGTTGTCTATTTTGATTCTTTATATGATTACGAGTGGTACTGATTTTCTGGATGGATATCTTGCTCGAAAACTCGATCAAAAAAGTAAATGGGGTGAATATATGGATCCCTTAGTAGATAAATTTCTAGTTTGGGGATTGTATGGGGTATTTTTATTTATTCCTAATATGAGAATTCCTATGTGGACATTTTGGGTGATATTTTTTAGAGATATTATTGTTACAGGTCTTAGAAATATTGCAATGAAAAAAAATATTAATTTTTCTACTTCTTTTGTTGCAAAACTAAAGACGAGTATTCAATTAGTAGTTGGTGGTTTATTATTGTTTTTTTTATATATCACTACTTTGAAAGTAGATTTTAATGCTACTACTGATTTTATAAATATTTGGACTGATAATTTAGCATGGCTAAATAATTTACCACAATATTTAATCATACCTACAACAATATTTACTGCTTATACATTATTAGATTATATATTTATATTTATATATAATATGAAAAAATCATGA
- a CDS encoding BPL-N domain-containing protein translates to MERKILIYGDEGTSILGVHSFQIACSEILKLPCEIVDSNYIVSQDWYHHYALIIPGGEDIPYCSKLNGIANTKIKEYVRNGGFYLGICAGAYYASKTIEFTGESYQVFQERELAFFEGVARGSLLELTGGYHFSECSRSKAIVNIRFLDKIIPCFYHGGPYFDGAAADQILGYFLDLRPAIIHKNYGNGSYLLSAVHFENQLIPYRKFLQESSLECIDILKENLICFYLAHKSTFIIWEFIANIMISQQTVEFT, encoded by the coding sequence GTGGAAAGAAAAATATTGATTTACGGTGATGAAGGTACTAGTATTTTGGGAGTTCATTCTTTCCAGATTGCTTGCTCGGAAATTCTTAAGCTACCTTGTGAAATAGTAGACAGTAACTATATTGTCTCCCAAGACTGGTATCATCATTATGCCTTAATTATACCTGGTGGGGAGGATATTCCTTATTGTTCCAAACTTAACGGAATCGCAAATACAAAAATCAAAGAATATGTTAGGAATGGGGGATTTTATTTGGGAATTTGTGCAGGAGCTTATTATGCTTCTAAAACAATAGAATTTACTGGTGAATCTTATCAAGTTTTTCAGGAAAGAGAATTGGCATTTTTTGAAGGCGTTGCTAGAGGTTCGTTGCTGGAGCTTACAGGTGGTTATCATTTTAGTGAGTGTTCGCGTTCAAAAGCGATTGTTAATATTAGATTTTTAGATAAAATTATTCCTTGCTTTTATCATGGAGGTCCATATTTTGATGGTGCTGCTGCTGACCAAATTTTAGGTTATTTTCTGGATTTGCGTCCTGCAATTATTCATAAAAATTATGGTAACGGATCTTATTTATTATCTGCTGTTCACTTTGAAAATCAGTTAATACCTTATCGTAAATTTTTACAAGAATCTTCTTTAGAATGCATAGATATTCTAAAAGAAAATTTAATTTGTTTCTATTTAGCACATAAGAGTACTTTTATAATTTGGGAATTTATTGCAAATATCATGATTTCCCAGCAAACAGTTGAATTTACGTAA
- a CDS encoding hemolysin family protein yields MIDWHLAVEYFGWSMFNLALSGFLGGSETAFLSLNRIFLYARQESGSLSAKILIFLVERSTLFVTAIVIANNVTLILGTLYITRILIEVFHVSLLWTTILGAVITTPFQLIIGEVLPKSFFHPFSNLLSYKFSFIWIIIYFALLPLSLFFRGILFVLSKIFGVSSKDEQGFAQSEFQDLLDVSLKSGALNTGEREFINNILEFRDIRAREAMTPLSQLVCVEQSETVQRTLDIMKEKQVSILPVYHSRIDNPIGRVRAKDLLTAMPNEPVLNYVQEVFFIPATAHLEKVLIQMQRRHLPLAFVVDEYGGIVGVLRVEDIVVEIVGEVIEEGEIDFLINPDGSVFADGLCDIDDLFGILKLVINTDEVKTLGGFIMEKLGRMPQVGDVIFYKPWYFSVQSLRGRSIERVIISKNKPKSHIQNESENGI; encoded by the coding sequence ATGATCGATTGGCATCTGGCAGTGGAGTATTTTGGTTGGTCTATGTTTAACTTAGCTTTGAGTGGTTTTTTAGGTGGCAGTGAAACAGCATTTTTATCATTAAATCGAATTTTCCTATATGCTCGTCAAGAAAGCGGTTCTCTGTCCGCAAAAATTTTAATTTTCCTTGTAGAACGTTCAACATTGTTTGTAACGGCGATTGTTATTGCCAATAATGTAACATTGATTTTAGGTACTTTATATATTACTCGTATTCTTATTGAAGTATTTCATGTGTCACTATTATGGACTACAATTTTGGGAGCAGTCATTACAACTCCGTTTCAATTAATCATAGGTGAAGTATTGCCTAAATCTTTTTTTCATCCGTTTTCTAATCTTTTGTCTTATAAATTTTCTTTTATTTGGATTATTATTTATTTTGCCTTGCTTCCTTTATCTTTATTTTTTAGAGGAATTTTATTTGTTTTAAGCAAAATTTTTGGCGTGAGCAGTAAGGATGAACAAGGATTTGCTCAAAGTGAATTCCAAGATCTGTTGGATGTGTCTCTAAAAAGTGGTGCATTAAATACAGGTGAACGTGAATTTATCAATAATATTCTGGAATTCCGTGATATCCGTGCACGTGAAGCGATGACTCCTTTGTCGCAACTTGTTTGTGTTGAGCAAAGCGAAACAGTACAACGTACACTTGATATTATGAAAGAAAAACAAGTATCTATATTGCCTGTATACCATTCGCGTATTGATAATCCAATAGGAAGGGTGAGAGCAAAAGATCTATTAACTGCTATGCCGAATGAGCCTGTTTTGAATTATGTACAAGAAGTTTTTTTTATTCCGGCTACAGCACATTTGGAAAAAGTATTAATTCAAATGCAGCGTCGTCATCTACCTTTAGCGTTTGTTGTTGATGAGTATGGTGGTATTGTTGGCGTTTTGAGGGTTGAAGATATTGTTGTTGAGATTGTTGGAGAAGTAATTGAAGAAGGTGAGATTGATTTTCTTATTAATCCTGACGGTTCTGTCTTTGCTGATGGTTTGTGTGATATTGATGATTTGTTCGGTATTCTTAAACTTGTTATCAATACTGATGAAGTCAAAACTTTAGGAGGATTTATTATGGAAAAATTGGGTAGAATGCCTCAAGTGGGTGATGTTATTTTTTATAAACCTTGGTATTTTTCTGTTCAAAGCTTGCGGGGACGCAGTATTGAAAGAGTTATTATTTCTAAAAATAAACCAAAATCCCATATTCAAAATGAGTCTGAGAATGGAATTTAG